From a region of the Rhinopithecus roxellana isolate Shanxi Qingling chromosome 8, ASM756505v1, whole genome shotgun sequence genome:
- the ZBTB37 gene encoding zinc finger and BTB domain-containing protein 37, which yields MEKGGNIQLEIPDFSNSVLSHLNQLRMQGRLCDIVVNVQGQAFRAHKVVLAASSPYFRDHMSLNEMSTVSISVIKNPTVFEQLLSFCYTGRICLQLADIISYLTAASFLQMQHIIDKCTQILEGIHFKINVSEVEAELSQTRTKHQERPPESHRVTPNLNRSLSPRHNTPKGNRRGQVSAVLDIRELSPPEESTSPQIIEPSSDVESREPILRINRAGQWYVETGVADRGGRSDDEVRVLGAVHIKTENLEEWLGPENQPSGEDGSSAEEVTAMVIDTTGHGSVGQENYTLGSSGAKVARPTSSEVDRFSPSGSVVPLPERHRARSESPGRMDEPKQPSSQVEESAMMGVSGYVEYLREQEVSERWFRYNPRLTCIYCAKSFNQKGSLDRHMRLHMGITPFVCRMCGKKYTRKDQLEYHIRKHTGNKPFHCHVCGKSFPFQAILNQHFRKNHPGCIPLEGPHSISPETTVTSRGQAEEESPSQEETLAPGEAAQGSVSTTGPD from the exons ATGGAGAAAGGTGGGAACATACAATTGGAGATTCCTGACTTCAGCAACTCTGTCCTGAGCCATCTAAACCAGTTGCGCATGCAGGGCCGTCTCTGTGATATTGTGGTCAATGTGCAAGGACAAGCTTTTCGGGCTCACAAAGTGGTGCTGGCTGCCAGCTCCCCCTATTTCCGGGATCACATGTCCTTGAATGAGATGAGTACAGTCTCCATTTCAGTCATCAAGAACCCTACTGTTTTTGAACAGCTCCTTTCTTTCTGTTACACAGGGCGGATATGCCTGCAACTGGCAGATATCATCAGCTACCTAACAGCTGCCAGTTTTCTGCAGATGCAGCATATTATAGACAAATGTACACAGATCCTGGAGGGcattcatttcaaaattaatGTATCTGAGGTTGAAGCAGAATTAAGTCAAACAAGGACAAAGCATCAAGAGAGACCTCCAGagtctcacagggttacaccaaATCTCAACCGCTCCCTTAGCCCACGACATAACACCCCAAAGGGAAACCGGCGAGGTCAGGTTAGTGCTGTGCTGGATATCAGAGAGCTAAGTCCTCCTGAGGAGTCCACCAGCCCTCAGATCATTGAACCAAGTTCTGATGTAGAGAGCCGGGAGCCCATTCTTCGGATCAACCGAGCAGGACAGTGGTATGTGGAGACAGGAGTGGCAGACCGTGGGGGTCGGAGTGATGATGAAGTTAGAGTTCTTGGAGCAGTACACATCAAAACTGAAAATCTGGAGGAGTGGCTTGGGCCTGAGAATCAGCCTTCTGGAGAAGATGGGAGTAGTGCAGAGGAAGTAACAGCCATGGTAATTGATACCACAGGCCATGGTTCTGTAGGACAGGAAAATTACACTTTAGGATCTTCGGGAGCCAAGGTGGCTCGGCCAACAAGCAGTGAAGTTGACAG ATTTAGCCCCTCCGGCAGTGTTGTTCCCTTGCCAGAGAGACACAGAGCCAGAAGTGAGTCTCCTGGGAGAATGGATGAGCCTAAGCAACCCAGCTCCCAG GTAGAAGAGTCAGCAATGATGGGAGTAAGTGGCTATGTGGAGTATCTCCGAGAGCAGGAAGTATCTGAGCGGTGGTTCCGGTACAACCCTCGTCTCACCTGCATCTATTGCGCCAAATCCTTCAACCAGAAGGGAAGCCTGGACCGCCACATGCGCCTACACATGGGGATCACACCATTCGTCTGCCGCATGTGTGGCAAGAAGTATACCCGGAAAGATCAGCTGGAGTATCATATCCGCAAGCACACAGGCAACAAGCCCTTTCACTGTCATGTTTGTGGCAAAAGTTTCCCCTTCCAGGCCATCTTGAATCAGCACTTTCGCAAAAACCACCCTGGCTGTATACCCCTGGAGGGGCCTCACAGCATCTCCCCTGAAACAACTGTCACATCTCGAGGACAAGCTGAGGAAGAGTCACCTTCACAGGAAGAGACACTTGCTCCTGGGGAAGCTGCCCAGGGCTCTGTGTCCACCACTGGGCCAGATTGA